The Vigna unguiculata cultivar IT97K-499-35 chromosome 1, ASM411807v1, whole genome shotgun sequence nucleotide sequence GTACATATTTATAATCCACAACTATATGAAACGagaattcttttatatttttttattacaccctttaaattatataaaaatattttatttattttctatctcAGTGCAAAAAGCTTAGTAATttataatagttaaatttacatttttttactggtaaaaataactataaataatatttctgaCGAAAAAATAACTAGTGACATTTTTATTTGGAAAAAACAAATTGTGACAGTATATAGTTTATTAAATGTTGGTATTTTAGCTGTAAAAGCAAGTACAATTACTCTTAACTTTTAATTGTGGACTTTAAGCGCCACAATAATATGAGTTTGTGATTGATTCCACTTAGTGCCTATTAGCAATTATAGTAGTCATAAATcgtatttattatttgattaaatttattaatttttaattattaaaatcaccaatcaatttgtttatttttacctatttatcaattttacttgTTATAGTATGAAGTATTTTAAATGTTGTATAAGACACTCTATTTATCATTTTgactattattttttgttgatacaATATTTGGATAAAGACTCATTGTTACATACAAAGCGAGAGTTGTTGCATGATGTTaccataacaaaattatatttgacaAATCCACACTTTCTAACCACTTGGGATCTTCCACTCTGCTATATGCAAATTATCTTATGCCATTATCTTCAAATCCTTCACGTATATCTATCTGTAAGAAGCATTATGgttcaatcaaaattttgaatggAAAAATTTCCGTgactttttcaatatttaatggAGCAAGTGCTTCTATTAAAGTGATCCGAATCGATCATGCTGATGATTAACTAAAAAAAGACCTTAGAgagaaaagataagagaaaaaggagaaagCAAAATATAGTAGAAAAATACGCATAAGGccttcaaattttcatatagatgataaaatgtttaaacataaaactaaattattttgataagtAGATtgatcaaattattaaaaaatgtttaaaaatattaatacaatataaaaaaaattgtaacgtgtttttttattgacataaataatattattttaacggTTTATTTTGACTATAACaaattaactaataataaaaatgtaatattttttagtgtCCTCTTATCAGGCTCATAACTAATTATCTcctattctttattttatttattcatttttacattttcaaGTCTCCCATCTCCTATATATGTTCTCTCTATAATTAGTGAATTTAAATCcgttgattttaaaattaaaaaaaaaacataaaaatagataaattatataaatatataattaatcatatatatctaagcagaaattaagtaaaataataaaatttattacaacaATTAAATCCtaactcaataaaataaaatagtattgaTAAATATGCAAATGCATGCATTACACTGTGTTTTTGCAAGAGCACAGTGATAACAATctcttaaatactttttatgtaaaaattagaattgtaattttatttgtaagattttgacgtctccttttttttgttttcttattttgattataAAAGTTGTCATTGTGACTTCTATCtattatttgtctttttaataCATAATGACAATGGGAGCACCCATATATAATGTGTGTTTTTCTagtcttaataaaaaaagttcacTAATAATTCTTAATTAGTATTGTGGCGAAAAAAGTTTTTTAGCATCCTTACCTTCACAGTAAACAATATCATTTCAATTTGGATGTTACTTTTCGTATTTCGATTAATGAATTCTCGGATTTTTAATCAGATGAAGTGAGAATGTGGGTATTCGAAGAAACACTACCGAGCGGGGAGAAGCTCACAGATGTTATCAACAAAACCAATGTAAGGGCCACTCAAGCATTTCATTCCCATTGTGCAtacattgtattatttttttttaatcaatattaaataatttactgTTCTTTTTTGCCAGGAGAATGTTAAGTATCTCCCTGGGATTAAGCTCGGTAAAAATGTTGTTGCAGATCCAGACCTTGAAAATGCAGGTACCAAATAAATTGTTCactttttttccaaaaataaaaccTTGCACCTACTACCAAAAGAGCCAAGATTTTTATTAGAGAGAACCCAAAATTCCATAACTATGTACCTTTGTtcgattttgatttttaaactgTGTTTTATGGATAACTTGTATTCTGCTCTGAATGGTTGATTATTCAGTTAAGGATGCCAACATGCTGGTGTTTGTAACCCCACATCAATTCGTGGAAGGAATATGCAAGAGGCTTGCAGGGAAAATAAGGGCAGATGCAGAGGGAATTTCTCTTATCAAAGGGATGGAGGTCAAGAAAGAAGGGCCAAGCATGATCTCAAATCTCGTTACCAAACAACTAGGAATCAATTGTTCAGTGTTAATGGGGGCCAACATAGCAAATGAGGTAGCTAGAGGATATACAACACTGTTTAATCTATATACTTAGAGAAACTTATAAATAACAACTTATGCTGCGATCTTCACTGTTTGAACAGATAGCAATGGAGAAATTTAGTGAAGCAACAGTTGGATATAATCAAAACAAATCAGCAGCAGATAGATGGGTTCAGTTGTTTTGCACTCCTTATTTCGATGTGACAGCTGTGAGTAACAAAGTAGTGAAAAACCTGGTAAAATAGTTTTGAATGGGGAAATATATGCCTAAATCCCTAGGAATCTTATGTAATCAGTAATAGCAAAAACTACCCTAATGgaaaaatcattcaattatAATGGTTATTCCTACTAATCCtgagtaattttaaattttaaacttgtaAGTTGTGAGATACACTTCAAGCATATGGTTTTTGCATTATCATTAATAGGTCCAGGATGTTGAAGGCGTCGAACTCTGTGGAACTCTGAAAAATGTTGTGGCCATAGCTGCAGGTATGTTATACAGTAAATTAGTATCTGCAATTCATTCTCCCCCTTATAGTTTCTGTTAATGTTGAAAAATTGGATGCAAATGGGACAGGTTTTGTTGATGGCTTGGAGATGGGGAATAACACAAAAGTAAGTTTAAAGGATTGATTTGATGCCTCAGAAATTTTCTCCCCCCAGTTTCTTGTtggttttcttattttatacatacatatatataggCTGCAATAATGAGAATTGGCCTGAAAGAGATGATGGCATTTTCAAAGATGTGCTTTCCATCTGTTAAGGATAGTACCTTTATGGAGAGCTGTGGTGTAGCTGATCTTATCACAACATGCAGTAAGGACACTGAATGGCTTCACACcttatttttcaatgtttatttatCACGGTTTCATTAAAACCTTATTATTTTGTTGCAGTGGGAGGGAGAAATAGGAAAGTTGCCGATGCTTATGCCAGAAATGGAGGGAAGAGGTGTGTTTTTCCTTCCTAGTTCACAATTCTTGGATGAGTAAAATATAGTTAGTTTTGTCCTGTATCGTGTTCATGCTTCTTTCTGCAGGTCTTTTGATGAACTCGAAGCAGAGATGCTTCAAGGCCAGAAATTGCAGGTACAAAACTGCTAGATGTATCTATCAAaacaattttgataaatttggaaaagtaTCAGGACGGAAGTTTTTCTGAacaaaatatatcttaaaattgAACAATCAAAACCTGGTGTAAATTTCCATATTCATCAAAGCTCTTTTTGCAACAAAGTAAAACAACACAGCATTGTACCATCATAATACATTAATGTGTTACTTATGAATGGATTTTTCTTCATTAAGGGTGTCTTAACTGCAAAAGAGGTGCATGAGGTTCTAAGTAATCGCGGATGGCTACACATTTTTCCTCTCTTCTCAGCAGTACATTTAATCAGCATAGGTCGTCTTCCACCATCTGCCATAGTTAAAATCAGTGAAGAAAAACCCAGGTATTCTATATATCTCTCAGGAAGTGATATTTCATGTTAGGAAATAAGTAACTGTGTTAATTATTCCTACAAGTTACAAACTTAACCTGTAGGTATGTACAATTACTAAGCTCGCTTTAGATGCATTTTTGTTGTAAAAACCTCAACAATGAAGAGCACACTTACAAAGTTAGAAGGACAGCACACATTGACAAGGTTCTTCTAGGAAGGTTATTCTAATTCAAA carries:
- the LOC114162387 gene encoding glycerol-3-phosphate dehydrogenase [NAD(+)]-like; the protein is MYKVTVIGSGNWGSVAAKLIACNTITLHSFHDEVRMWVFEETLPSGEKLTDVINKTNENVKYLPGIKLGKNVVADPDLENAVKDANMLVFVTPHQFVEGICKRLAGKIRADAEGISLIKGMEVKKEGPSMISNLVTKQLGINCSVLMGANIANEIAMEKFSEATVGYNQNKSAADRWVQLFCTPYFDVTAVQDVEGVELCGTLKNVVAIAAGFVDGLEMGNNTKAAIMRIGLKEMMAFSKMCFPSVKDSTFMESCGVADLITTCMGGRNRKVADAYARNGGKRSFDELEAEMLQGQKLQGVLTAKEVHEVLSNRGWLHIFPLFSAVHLISIGRLPPSAIVKISEEKPRYVQLLSSL